The genomic window AGTCTGAGGGGCGTGCGGGGCCTGGGGGACCGAGGACTGGGGGAGGACCAGCATCACCGTGCCCTGAGGAACCGCCGAGCCCACGATGAGGGGCTGCTGCACCGCGGCGGAGTTGGTGGCGGTGGGCTGGGGGAGAATGGGCGTGGACGCGGTCCGGGTACCGGCGGAGGACGTCTGGACCGCGCTGGGGATTAAGGCGGATATGATACCTGACTGGCTGTTAAAGGGGAACATCTGGCAGATGATTTGAGGGCTGGTAACCGGGGGCGGGGTCAGGCTCGCCTGAGCGGGAGGGCTGTTTTGCTGTTGACGGCTGTTACCAGTAATGGGTGCGGAGAAATTGTCCAAAGCGGGTTTAGGGGGACCAGCCTCTTTTGTTAAGGTTGTACTAGAAAGAGGAGGAGATGGAGGTGTGATGCTCTGCTGCTGCTGGCAGGCTGCCACCGCCTTTTCTATATTGGGGGTCACTGGAATGTGGTATTGGCAGAGGGAGCTGTCTGCCGTGTGGCGGATGACGCTCGTCGCCATGGACCTGCAGGGAGGGGCGAGCGAGGGCGGGCTCTTGGCGACGGAGCATTGCGAGGGAGCGCCGCCGCCGGAGGACGTCGACTCGGCAAAGCTGGGGCTGTGAGGCGGAGTCATACACTGTGACGAGACCAAAGACGACAATCAGGAGGCACGTCCATACAAAAAGTGATCATCTTCGGTTTTACTACTGGCTAAAAAGCAGTCGGTTTTTTATCACTCTGCCTGAAGCTCTCGAATTTCTACTGCTGAAAGGAttgatcgattaactcgagtaagtcgattaggaaaaaagatAGTTTGTATAATAatagtttgttttaaaagtgtttgtgtcTATATAGACAGCGAaagggcagcgtaaaatgagtagagggaattttggcagtctttggagacattttttaattggctaaagccttacaatccctctcccaacgattagcaaTAACGTGGGAAGCAATGAGGGGAAGCAAGGTTGTGAgtgatctttttcttagcaccctatgttatttcccaacgcagagaatatatatcatttggtagcactacgcacagtcatggttgcacttcccatcatgcatttgggtatggctacagtatcatttactgaaagctcaacaaatacagtagatggcaatatttagccacaatatacaaagtcacatttatcctttaagaattacaagtctttctatccgtggatccctctcacagaaagaatgttaataatgtaaatgccatcttgaggatttattgtcataataaacaaatacagtacttatgtactgtatgttgaatgtatatattcgtccgagttttattccttcctcgggaatgattggaattgaatcgggagcaaaaaaagctatcagatcgggaaatatcgggatcggcagatactcaaactaaaacggattgggagcaaaaaaacacgatcggaacaaccctaagtaaaacccctcttaatgttttcgtcttaataaaatttgtaaaattttcaatcaaaaaaataaactttgttgatgtcaataattacacaatgctcattgtgcttaaacccataaattcagtcgcaccaaagcgccagcagagggagacaaaaaacacaagtaacaaatggacatgtcactgtgctgtcattttgatctgtttgagcggggcatgtgcgttaattgcgtcaaatattttaacgtgattaattttaaaaattaattaccgcccgttaacgcgataattttgacagccctacttaattcatgtccagctcagatctttcacATCTGTCCAAAGAGGTTGACTgtatcccccaagggagcagtaaaaaccaaatgaagcttcttgaagcaatgacccaccatgaagctttgaaccaattggctgcaaagcttcatggtggttcatttgctcttatgatgccgctgtcaaataaagtgttaccggttaatatcttttggtgtacatataccataatacagtgaggacggctACGGCTTATATAGTCCAGTACGGCTGAACATatgtcgtttttgtgtcaaatttgttgtATGGCGGCTTAtgctcaggtgcgccttatagtgtgaaaattacattACGCGATtaatcgaactaactagttgatagattaatctagtactgcaacgatgaatcgattaactcgagtattcgatgagaaaaaagattggaattaaattttgttgcatttatttttatgaatttgggtggatacactgccctctagtctgcctaatttcacatgactgaatccagctgctccctgttaagaccaacataagctaagtttttgtttgagctaattttttttaatgcattcgtaatttattttaaaggtatatttagggctgcagctatcgaatattttactggtcgattaatcgatggactagttagttcgaataatcgagtaatcggataaggaatatgaaaaattaaaacacccgagctgagcctaaaacggtatagaatttttttttttttaaatgaggatctatgtactacaaaagaacaattggctaacttacacagaaaaagtgcgctagcttaaatgctataaaatgctaaagttttttttttttacaatgctcttaacaaatggttcagacacttattcccacaaaaactgttaaatatacctataagctaaatcatgaatgcattaaaaaacattagctcaaacaaaaacttggcaaatgttggtcttaacagggagcagctagtttcagccatgagaaatgagttatatcatattaattgttgccacccaaatcaataaaactacatgcaaacactttcaaaataaaccaatacaacgccactttaattaagcgaatactcgaagcaacaaaatttaatttgaatatttttttctaatcgaatactcgagttaatcggttaatcgttgcagcactagtatatttagccattttttgtacgaatacagtatgtgttcgaactatttgttaagagcattgtaaaaaaaaaaaaaatgttagcactttatagcatttaagctagcgcacttttgttatgtaaggggccgtttacatggtgagtctccgagaatacgaaaaattttacatttgcatttgcgtctccatttgaacaatgtcgcaattccgcatgaaaacgatgtagtattcatgccaggccctagggggcagtgcagatttacagggcaacagagaatgatgcactttgaccccatcaatctccctcagcccggaaaaaaatatgcccgcccactcgcaacaatggcatttttcttttgttcaaaaaggcacaaaaattgaaacgttcaacatatttaattaaaaaatattattaaaacagtaaatgaaagccgacattccgccatatttgctgtttttaatgtttagtagcaccgctacaCATGCCaattgtgacgtgtacgagtgctgacgttaacggcgcggtctcgcgccgcgggagcctttcatatgcatgccgaggaagcccctctaaaccccccgcaatcggattcttccactttggaggcaggattcagaatttttcgtcttcgccgacgccATATGCACGcaaggcgagtccgctactcagtcgttgcgtctttgtgtcgcagtcgccatgtaaactgcccataagttagccaattgttcttttgatttacatatatcctcatttaagtatttatttgtttaaggCTCAGGTcagatattttaaatattttatgtctcttattcgattactcgattattcggactaactcgttcatcgattaatcgactacttaaacaatcgatagctgcaatGCAAGGGTGATGATTGACAACCGCCGGAAGAGGATTTCAATTGCCGATAGATTGTTTCGAACCGTGACTCCACTATTTGATGGGTtaatccaggggtccccaaactacggcccgcgggcacatctgaacaaaaaaaaaaaaattgtttttttttttttccaatagtgttatttatttcctggcttttttctgtgaagaacccagagagggttatttagttattatctatttaattaatagtcttattattatttattatattatattatattatattatattattattgttattttatttgttctgtgaagaatacaaaaagggttatttgattgtggctttctgaaaaacaataaatttttactagggctgtcaaaattatcgcgttaacgggcggtaattaatcttttaaattaatcactttaaaatatttgacgcaattaacgcatatgcccggctcaaacagattaaaatgacagcacagtgcaatgtcaacttgctacttgtgttttttggagttttgtcgccctctgctggcgcttgggtgcgactgattttatgggcttaagcacccatgagcattgggtaattattgacatcaacaatagcgggctactagcttattttttggttgaaaattttacacattttattaaaacaaaaaccttaagaggggttttaatctaaaatttctataacttgtattaacatttatcttttaagaactacaactctttctatccatggatcgctttaacagaatgttaataatgttcatgccatcttgttgatttattgttataataaacaaatatagtacttatgtaccgtatgttgaatgtatatatccaacttgtgtcttatctttccaatccaacaataatttacagaaaaatatggcatattttattgatggtttgaattgcgattaattacgattaattaatttttaagctgtaattaactcgattaaaaattttagttgttacacagccctaatttttacatttaggcactctgcTATctgtttctgttacaaactgacctcccattagagaagggaaaagttatgtggccctcacaggaaaaagtttggggaccactggttTAATCGGAGGACTTGTCAGccagaaaaaataattataagcaAATATAGGTCTTAATTTTTTGGGACTGTTTGTCGCTTGTGGGAATCTTACCAAAGAAGAAAGGGACACAAAGTCTTTCGGGGACTCCGACACCTCGGGCGGCAGGATGGAGTCGCATGAATCCGAGGCCGGGGTCAGGGGTCGAGGCTTGCATGGGTTGGGCCTGTTGCCGCCGACAAAGTGGCCCCAGGAGCTCATGCACACCAGCGCCTCGGCGGCTTCCAGGTCCGTGTACTCCAGAGTGGGAGAGCATCTGCTGGGCTGCTCGGCGGTATCGTGCCTCCTCCGCTTAGCCCCGCACTGATCGGCAGACTTGTTCTGAAAGTAAGCGCGGCAAAAATGAGCGAGTTCTGGTCGATTCATAGCGCGGGTGGCGGAAACGGGTAGGACGGCCGGCGGGTTATTATTTTCTCCATCCCAACTTGTATATGAAGTCAGAGGGTGGAGGTCTGCTGACTACACCCTGGCCCAGCATGCACTGCCCCACATTTAGAGCCAGGGCGCCTCCCATGGCCAAATATAGACCAGAGAGTGACGTGAACCCAGATGAGCCATGTGAAATCCCCATAAAGCAAGTTTGCCGCTGGAAGCTTACTTATAAATACACTTCCATACGTTAAACAAACCCTCTTACCGCATTACATGTTGACGCATAACAAAGCAAGTTCTATATTCAAACTGACATtaatagacatcaatgaattgtACAAAAAGAGGATGAAATGTTCAAAAAATTATGACGTAAGGTActgacattattttttaaaatgactacacTTTACGTAACGTTGAAGGTAAGGCATGTCGTGATAGTTAATGACTAATAAACAAGTTACAGTACAAAATAAAAGACGTTACAACGCGTTAAATGATGTTAGGAAAAATGTCTTACCCCGCGAGGGTCCATTTCGATATACTTCCGGGATGGCATGAGTGAACAAAACGttgaaatgtcacttttttattGGTAGTCAAAGCCCAGTTAAGTGAACAAAGAGACGGCGCTTCCCGGTGCCGCTGCTTGTTCTGAGGTAGGGCTGAGgtcgcttcttttttttttttccactggcTCCCTCTTTTCTCTCAGCTGTGTGAGTAAAACGGGGGGCggagtgaaaaaagaaaaacaaaactcgCAACGCGCACCGGGCGGGTGGCAACACTCGGCCAATGGCAATCGAGTGTGTGCAGCGCCTCGGCCAATGAGAGGGCGGCGTGCGCGTGGACAGTGCATGCTCAGCGGCCGGTTGGAGGAAAGGGGGTGCGTGGCCGTTGGTGGGCGTGGCTTCGCGAGTCAGCAGTGTCAGAGTAAACCCGGTGAACTGCTACCCGTTAAACTAGGCGAAAGGTCGATCGAGTGTATGCTGCATTCGCGGAGTGTGGGAAAAGGAAGACTCCACATGTTTAGCGCGAAAAGAGGATGATGTCACATTGCGAATGCAGTTGTATCGACGGGATTGTGTCGTTTGGTGACTATTTAACGAGACGTGGGAAAAGAATTTAGATTTTAAACAAGTTCTGTGGGGGAAAATGATTTTAAGATTTTATTTTATAGCGTTTTTCGtttcatttttgtattattatctTCTCTTTCCTGACATTCTTTTCCTTGTACACCTCTTCAGAATTCTTAAGGCTCCATTTTAATTTGGACCACATAActaaatttttttgtaatgaagACATTGAAACGACtgaccatttattttttttaatgtaaacttgTTAATGCTTTCTTGGAAGATTTTTATGAATGGTTATTTCCTAAATTGTCCAATTTCTCTAGCTTCACAAAGGAAAAGGTTTTGTATGGAATATATGTATTAGATTAATCAATACAATGATTATTCTTGGTAAATTTTTCATACATAagaataaatatttcaaatctattccaaattttaatattttttccacaaagaattatgtgaatttttttcttctttgaaaTATACGAAGGCGGAAAAATGATTTGAAACTGTGTAGAATTGTTGAGGAGCGTGTGAATTAGCTGATAGACCCTGAAATCAtccttaattttaattttttttttttttttgtgcggcaacgattaatcgattaactcgagtaattcgattagaaaaaagattagaattaaattttgctgcttcgaatattcatttaactatagtggcgttgtaatggtttgtaatTTGTATTtgcgtttgcatttagttgtattgatttgggtggatacactgccctctagtgaagacagtgaatatgacataactcatttcatatggctgaatacagctgctccctgttaagaacaacatgagctaagtttttgtttgcgctaatgtattttttaatgcattcataatttagtttataggtatatttaactgTTTTCtgtgagaatatgtgtttgaacgatttgttgagagcattgtaaaacaaaattagcattctatagcatttaagctagcagacttgttctgcaagttagccaattatccttttgttgtgcttagatccttatttatatttttatgccATTTGAAGCTAAAcgtaggtattttaatttatttttaagtgaAGGTGCAATTCtgtatagtttgaagaaacactcggggaaTTTTATTTGGTATTAGCATTTACAGTAATGCTCCTTTGAAAGTACAATCTTAgctagcctttgttttacatcttctGAAATTTACTCTGCAAcgtattaaatgttcctaatccggttactcgattatttgaactaactagttaatagattaatcgacttctaaaataatcgatagccgcagccctaatatatatatctatatatataatgttttctctctcatttatttatttatttattcttgttACTTACATTTATTATATGATTGTAATTTCGGATATTGGATTCAGGGCTATTCCTACTAGGCCTGTCTGTTATGTTTAAAGTTGGACAACAATGGGCCATGCAACTgatgtttggcactgcatatccataactgtctatatatttcaacctacctgccttctattcctcttgtgcttatctccattgctgatttcaatgattattattagtagtagtttttgctttatttttgttttatttttatttatttatttttattctgtgattaaatgcgatcatttgtcttggtttttacgttgtgttgatttaaatgtgatttttatggtcttcatgtgatgtaaagcactttgaattgccttgtgttgaattgtgctatataaataaatttgccttgccttgccgtgCCTTGATGTTGTACTGTTTATTTGGatgtataataaataaaataaaataaattaaattaaaaaaaatctattccttgttttatttttttaaataatttttcagATTTGATTTATGCTAAAATTATTATTGGAGACAAAAAGTAATATATTGaactttattttgtttaatttagttagatttttttttttaaatgaagctaTTTTGACATAAAGGAgatcaaaaaaaacattttagttagagtaaataatataattatattaatatagTACAAACTTTATTACTATTGTCTTCTGTCCAAGTTAGCTTATATCGCATCTGCACACAATTAAAAGTTATTAACTTAGTGTTGTTTATGCTAAAATTATTACTAGAGACAAAAACTAATAAATTGAGCTTTATGTTGTTTAATTTGCTAGCTGTTGCCATTTACATtgtgtttgagtttttttttttaatgaggctaTTTTGACATATAGGAGTTGAAAATACATTTAAGATTGttttgaagggggaaaaaataataataatggtaatAAAGTTTGTCTTCCGTCCAAGTTAGCTTATATAGCATCTTCACACAATTAAAAGCTAGCTCTGGTATCTAACTTCATGACATGTCACAGAATTTAAACGTCAAAATAAGTATTCAGATCAGTTACTTAACCTCACAGCATAGTTACACTCACCCTAGCCTTTATCCTTGAGAATACATTATTCGGCGTATTTATGATTTGGAAAGGCGTCCGTTTTAAACAAAGCGACGCGTTTCATAAAGAGAGATGTTGACTCCAGCTTGACACTGTATTTTCGTACTGTCTTGAATGCAACATAAGCAGCGGCTGAAGcgcgcctgttttttttttttttttttttttttgttttgaagacGTTTTTGAATTTGCTAATagcaaagtttaaaaaaagatagCTAGCTTTTATGCTTAAAAATGATGTTAGTACTTTTAAGATATGTTTTATTGCCATTACTATTGTTTGTGTAATGGTTCTACACCTTAAAATTGTAGATATTGAACGAATGTTGGTTTATATTTATGATAAAATCATTACATAGTCACTTTGTTTTCCTCAAAATGCATGCTAAATTCCAAATAAAAGTTAGCACTGACCTACATATGACGTTACAGCACTGACGCTGTGTCAAATTAAAGGAGCACGTGTCAGAAGGCCCGCTGGAAAGATTCAAATCGGGCCGTTCGTATCGACCGTTTAAGCttatttaataaagaaaaatattagCACTCGGAATCTtggctccggccttcctttGTGCATGTTCTTCCCGTGCATGCGTGGGTTTTTCTCcggcttcctcccacattccaacAACATTCACGTTAGGTTCAATGAAGGCTAAATCGCCCGTAGTTGAAAACAAGAGAGCGACCTGACGCTAGTTCTTGCTGTACGTGTGGTACAGCGATTAGCGGGTAATCAGTCCAGGCTGTACCTCGCTTCTGGCTTGAAGTCATCTCGGGTAAGCCGCGGCGCAGCGGTGACCCGATGAGGACAAGCGCTATAGAAAACGGGTGCATAAATTCATGGAGGATGGCAACAACAAGACAATCGTTCTGCTGTGGATTGGAAAGAGTTTATgagtagtagacatccaatccatttgaagtgggagggtggcagcgaatgaacattcgttcattcgctgccatccctcccacttcaaacggattggacgtctacggcCATCAGTGGCGGAAAATGccgggcaatgagttcattttggggcatttcgcgtcggttcctgttgattttgggttactgaatagaatagaacagaaTAGAATAGATTAGGTCTTAAAATGAATAGCActtatacatacagtgccctccataattattggcacccctgaaaaagatgtgttttttagcttctaataatttttttattcaaataatatgggaccttaatggaaaaaaagagaaaaatccaaccttcaatacaagtgcccacataaggaaaaaaatatttgacatcaaataatgtgtgccacaattattagcacccctggtgttaatacgttgtaaaacccccttttgccaacaaaacattgcctggcacggccagactgttctccctgtatttttcaaacactgagagaaaagtctgggaaccagcccattaacggcctctcgagcaggtacagaatcaatcgacaaatcagattcgtttatttccgtgacgtgttcttaacgagcaacgtcactcttgcgcgtcgaaagtcttctctacaacaacacagatggtgaacgggagagccgagaatatgttccaatccacggtaaaaatcagttttaaatgaccaaaaacacatcgacacgagtcattgacaacagtctgtttcgcgctagccatgttgaataaactccgctctcctcgtatgtttacttccgcgcgcaagtccctcgtccttctctcgtcgttttactaacgtcacgtctgcccgtcgctgattggtccaatccgctgtctgtttgctgtggcttgttccgccctggaaattgtatccgctgaatggtggccagactcaatcgctggaacagcggtgagtctggtgtaccaggcaaaacaaaacaaggtctggggactgatacgggccaatacggtagtcctcgggttacgaaTGGGTtctgttcctatgctggcgaggtaacctgaatttctgcgtaaatcggaattaagccTTTGAGGGCGGTGGGACAGGAAgctgggtagaaattccatgcagcggtcccactgctccaagccgagctctcctattttgatgcatacattgcacgaccctccccacacaatcccatcgcAGTGCTGGataatggctgccagccggggacctggcagccacagtaataaggtggtaggtgggtcccacactttttctctatggcgtggctcccagtgcggtgcctcccctctgcctgggctgccggccgctgCCGATCTCGCTTCGCCCCACGGCGGCTCCTCTgcgttctcctgcttccgccttcccctctcttctctgcctgggtatctgccctgcgctccgtagcgggtcgctggctggacgcCGGTATGTCGGCTGGATGTCacctgctccggcgggggacactgccctgccctgggcttggtgggcagtTGGGGGTCCTGTGGGACGCCGTgcgggttggggggctgcggctgtagcTCGTGGGCCGGGTGCGCAGACGGGGTGGggttggg from Corythoichthys intestinalis isolate RoL2023-P3 chromosome 15, ASM3026506v1, whole genome shotgun sequence includes these protein-coding regions:
- the klf11b gene encoding Krueppel-like factor 11b — protein: MPSRKYIEMDPRGNKSADQCGAKRRRHDTAEQPSRCSPTLEYTDLEAAEALVCMSSWGHFVGGNRPNPCKPRPLTPASDSCDSILPPEVSESPKDFVSLSSLCMTPPHSPSFAESTSSGGGAPSQCSVAKSPPSLAPPCRSMATSVIRHTADSSLCQYHIPVTPNIEKAVAACQQQQSITPPSPPLSSTTLTKEAGPPKPALDNFSAPITGNSRQQQNSPPAQASLTPPPVTSPQIICQMFPFNSQSGIISALIPSAVQTSSAGTRTASTPILPQPTATNSAAVQQPLIVGSAVPQGTVMLVLPQSSVPQAPHAPQTVMTLGNTKLLPLAPAPVYVPTGSAGGTAATKMDFSRRRNYVCNFPGCRKTYFKSSHLKAHLRTHTGEKPFSCSWEGCDKRFARSDELSRHRRTHTGEKKFVCPVCDRRFMRSDHLTKHARRHMTTKKIPTWQADVRNLNKMAAGKNPPAKPGLATISMLVPAGSQ